One window of the Archangium primigenium genome contains the following:
- a CDS encoding esterase/lipase family protein: MATKHYILLVPGFFGFANLGELLYFGHVRDYFVAEMARRGVEVEVVQVLSHPTGSIRTRAGDLLRSIQTHVKDDDGPIHLIGHSTGGLDARLFVSPGVLLGEDLDAERYARRVRTVVTVSTPHAGTPLASFFLGLFGQKLLQLLSLFTVYVLRFGRLPLSVAFRMGSLLTRWDEQLGFRPTILDQLFEQLLGDFSAERREDLVRFLGDVGNDASLIPQLTPEGIDLFNASCQDRPGVRYGSVITQARPPSFRARLSAGLDPYAQITHTVYAFLYGRTQRMPLTAIPPLTSVQAEALVEAYGALPGPQACDGIVPTRSQVYGRVLAAVRADHLDAIGHFDQPAHRPPHVDWLISGSGFRRVQFERLWNTVVDFVLLST, from the coding sequence ATGGCGACGAAGCACTACATCCTCCTGGTCCCTGGCTTCTTCGGCTTCGCCAACCTGGGAGAGCTGCTGTACTTCGGCCACGTGCGCGACTACTTCGTCGCGGAGATGGCGCGGCGCGGCGTGGAGGTGGAAGTGGTGCAGGTGCTCAGCCACCCCACCGGCTCCATCCGCACGCGCGCCGGGGACTTGCTGCGCTCCATCCAGACCCACGTGAAGGACGACGACGGGCCCATCCACCTCATCGGCCACTCCACGGGCGGACTGGACGCGCGGCTCTTCGTGAGCCCCGGGGTGCTGCTGGGCGAGGACCTGGACGCGGAGCGCTACGCCCGCCGGGTGCGCACCGTCGTCACCGTCTCCACGCCGCACGCGGGCACGCCGCTCGCGTCCTTCTTCCTGGGCCTGTTCGGCCAGAAGCTCCTGCAGCTCCTGTCGCTCTTCACCGTGTACGTGCTGCGCTTTGGCCGGCTGCCGCTCAGCGTGGCCTTCCGCATGGGCAGCCTGCTCACGCGCTGGGACGAGCAGCTCGGCTTCCGGCCCACCATCCTGGACCAGCTCTTCGAGCAGCTGCTCGGGGACTTCTCCGCCGAGCGCCGCGAGGACCTGGTGCGCTTCCTCGGGGACGTGGGCAACGACGCCTCGCTCATTCCCCAGCTCACGCCGGAGGGCATCGACCTCTTCAACGCGAGCTGTCAGGACCGGCCCGGGGTGCGCTACGGCTCCGTCATCACCCAGGCGCGGCCGCCCTCCTTCCGCGCGCGGCTGAGCGCGGGCCTGGACCCCTACGCGCAGATCACCCACACCGTGTACGCGTTCCTGTACGGGCGCACGCAACGCATGCCGCTCACGGCCATTCCGCCCCTCACTTCCGTGCAGGCCGAGGCCCTGGTGGAGGCCTACGGCGCGCTGCCCGGTCCCCAGGCCTGTGACGGCATCGTCCCCACGCGCTCGCAGGTCTACGGCCGCGTGCTGGCCGCCGTGCGCGCGGACCACCTGGACGCCATCGGCCACTTCGACCAGCCCGCCCACCGGCCGCCCCACGTGGACTGGCTCATCTCGGGCTCGGGCTTCCGCCGCGTCCAGTTCGAGCGGCTGTGGAACACCGTCGTGGACTTCGTGCTGCTGTCCACGTGA
- the dps gene encoding DNA starvation/stationary phase protection protein Dps encodes MTTKFPSHINLSRETRSELIDMLNTNLATAVDLHWQVKQAHWNIRGSHFISRHLLFDKVADHVRAHADEFAERAGALGGYAEGTIRLAVKNTELQEYDLSAVNGDDHVRVVVDRVARYAASVREGIQRADDLNDPVTADMLTQILGVVEEDLWFLESHLYGSATITREESAPSAIREEPASPNA; translated from the coding sequence ATGACCACCAAGTTCCCCAGCCACATCAACCTGTCGCGCGAGACTCGCTCCGAGCTCATCGACATGCTCAACACGAACCTGGCGACCGCCGTCGACCTGCACTGGCAGGTGAAGCAGGCGCACTGGAACATCCGCGGCAGCCACTTCATCAGCCGCCACCTGCTCTTCGACAAGGTGGCCGATCACGTGCGCGCCCACGCCGACGAGTTCGCCGAGCGCGCGGGCGCCCTGGGCGGCTACGCGGAGGGCACCATCCGCCTGGCCGTGAAGAACACGGAGCTGCAGGAGTACGACCTGAGCGCCGTCAACGGGGACGACCACGTGCGCGTGGTGGTGGACCGCGTGGCGCGCTACGCCGCCAGCGTGCGCGAGGGCATCCAGCGCGCCGACGACCTGAATGATCCGGTCACCGCGGACATGCTCACGCAGATCCTCGGCGTGGTGGAGGAGGACCTGTGGTTCCTCGAGAGCCACCTGTACGGCTCGGCCACCATCACCCGCGAGGAGTCCGCGCCGTCCGCCATCCGCGAGGAGCCCGCGTCGCCCAACGCCTGA
- a CDS encoding glutathione S-transferase family protein, whose protein sequence is MLERNPDALTLVVASKHLSSWSLRPYLALAHTGQPFGEVVIALGQADTPENIRKHSPSGKVPVLVHGALAIWDSLAICEYLAEQFPEARLWPEAREARAWARAATAEMHAGFQALRANMSMDLRNMKPGQGRAPGVAEDIARITSLWTECRARFGQGGPFLFGAFSIADAFYAPVVTRFVTYGVELDAGCAAYRDALLALPALQAWTRAAQV, encoded by the coding sequence ATGCTCGAGCGGAACCCTGACGCGTTGACCCTCGTCGTCGCATCCAAACACCTGTCGTCCTGGTCCTTGAGGCCCTACCTCGCGCTCGCCCACACCGGGCAGCCCTTTGGCGAGGTGGTGATCGCCTTGGGCCAGGCGGACACGCCCGAGAACATCCGGAAGCATTCACCCAGCGGCAAGGTGCCGGTGCTGGTGCACGGCGCGCTGGCCATCTGGGATTCACTCGCCATCTGCGAGTACCTGGCCGAGCAATTCCCCGAGGCACGGCTGTGGCCCGAGGCGCGCGAGGCGCGGGCCTGGGCGCGCGCGGCCACCGCGGAGATGCACGCGGGCTTCCAGGCGCTGCGCGCGAACATGTCCATGGACTTGAGGAACATGAAGCCGGGCCAGGGCCGCGCGCCGGGCGTGGCCGAGGACATCGCGCGCATCACCTCGCTGTGGACGGAGTGCCGCGCGCGCTTCGGCCAGGGCGGGCCATTCCTCTTCGGCGCCTTCTCCATCGCGGACGCGTTCTACGCGCCCGTGGTCACGCGCTTCGTCACCTATGGCGTGGAGTTGGACGCCGGGTGCGCCGCGTACCGCGACGCGTTGCTCGCGCTGCCGGCGCTCCAGGCCTGGACCCGGGCGGCCCAGGTGTAG
- a CDS encoding CHAD domain-containing protein, with translation MAQPSPTRGLGPDSRLAEAARRLVTSRLADVRHEEDALAHALSMDGVHDMRVAIRRLRAALRIFRGLGDLRPLETEVKRLQDALGEVRDLHVQGDWLHEAAREGKASRRAGYNALSAHVTAPLPTKEKALRRALKRWERHTVPALLDAVKHLEGPGRYGGRRVRKQLRRRLRALDGLMADYAEAPDALIAHEMRKTVKKLRYEAEIFRPAMRRKMQALLEALVPLQELLGELHDADVRMGLLEAQSAEGTEAPRTAARELLERVREERAGHAAHTARELQRWHAEKLVRGLRHLLE, from the coding sequence ATGGCACAGCCGTCTCCCACCCGGGGCCTGGGCCCCGACAGCCGCCTGGCCGAGGCCGCGCGACGGCTCGTCACCAGCCGCCTGGCCGACGTGCGCCACGAGGAGGATGCCCTCGCGCACGCGCTGTCCATGGACGGGGTGCACGACATGCGCGTGGCCATCCGGCGGCTGCGCGCGGCGCTGCGGATCTTCCGCGGCCTGGGAGACCTCCGCCCGCTGGAGACCGAGGTCAAGCGCCTGCAGGACGCGCTCGGCGAGGTGCGCGACCTGCACGTCCAGGGAGACTGGCTGCACGAGGCCGCCCGCGAGGGCAAGGCCTCCCGGCGCGCGGGCTACAACGCCCTGAGCGCGCACGTGACGGCGCCGCTGCCCACCAAGGAGAAGGCGCTGCGGCGGGCGCTCAAGCGCTGGGAGCGGCACACCGTGCCCGCGCTCCTGGACGCCGTGAAGCACCTGGAAGGCCCGGGCCGCTACGGGGGCCGCCGCGTGCGCAAGCAGCTGCGCCGCCGGCTGCGCGCCCTGGACGGGCTCATGGCGGACTACGCCGAGGCGCCCGACGCCCTCATCGCGCACGAGATGCGCAAGACGGTGAAGAAGCTGCGCTACGAGGCGGAGATCTTCCGCCCCGCCATGCGCCGCAAGATGCAGGCCCTGCTGGAGGCCCTGGTGCCCTTGCAGGAGCTGCTCGGCGAGCTGCACGACGCGGACGTGCGCATGGGGCTGCTCGAGGCCCAGTCCGCGGAGGGCACCGAGGCCCCCCGCACCGCCGCGCGCGAGCTGCTCGAGCGCGTGCGCGAGGAGCGCGCCGGGCACGCCGCCCATACCGCGCGAGAGCTGCAACGCTGGCATGCCGAGAAGCTCGTGCGAGGGCTGCGCCACCTGCTGGAATGA
- a CDS encoding EcsC family protein, which yields MTAEAENPEDSKLLKFIHRWAMSPEDAKEIARNYRKQSESAHPQDEPARHQERVAEKIIGRYAKLSAMSGGATALTGVVPGIGTALAALGGGLADTAVCMKLQVDMACCLAECFGYDLNKEDARHLAFLIAAGGAIEKAGETVGVKLASEAGVRLLRSYIKGATLQALKEFFRRVGLVFTRKALERTLPFGVGVVIGSSANYALTRYVGAQAKEWFILDRKTPHADPRVS from the coding sequence ATGACGGCCGAAGCGGAGAACCCCGAGGACTCGAAGCTGCTCAAGTTCATCCACCGGTGGGCGATGTCCCCGGAGGATGCCAAGGAGATCGCGCGCAATTACCGCAAGCAGTCCGAGTCCGCCCATCCCCAGGACGAGCCGGCCCGGCATCAGGAGCGGGTCGCGGAGAAGATCATCGGCCGGTACGCGAAGCTGTCCGCCATGTCGGGCGGGGCCACGGCGCTCACCGGCGTGGTGCCCGGCATCGGCACGGCGCTCGCGGCGCTCGGCGGCGGGCTCGCGGACACGGCCGTGTGCATGAAGCTGCAGGTGGACATGGCCTGCTGCCTGGCCGAGTGCTTCGGCTATGACTTGAACAAGGAGGACGCCCGGCACCTGGCCTTCCTCATCGCCGCGGGCGGCGCCATCGAGAAGGCGGGCGAGACGGTGGGCGTGAAGCTCGCGAGCGAGGCGGGCGTGCGGCTGCTGCGCAGCTACATCAAGGGCGCCACGCTCCAGGCCCTCAAGGAGTTCTTCCGGCGCGTGGGCCTCGTCTTCACGCGCAAGGCGCTCGAGCGCACCCTGCCCTTCGGCGTGGGCGTCGTCATCGGCAGTAGCGCCAACTACGCGCTCACCCGCTACGTCGGCGCCCAGGCCAAGGAGTGGTTCATCCTCGACCGCAAGACGCCGCACGCGGACCCCCGGGTTTCCTAA
- a CDS encoding adenylate/guanylate cyclase domain-containing protein, with protein sequence MLAAEAMQQDTVKQAVIMFTDVVVPGGRPLGDAALDNELREEQGRLVRGLLPGHGGREIKRLEDGFLVEFDGALPAVACALELQSALCARNECVPHERRVQLRIGIHVGSVVHQDGDVFGEGVNLAARLESLARPGTLYVSEPVAREVRDQGVSGMVRLGRGDLKNIRLPVSVYRIDPPGARPRSWMARLKALLPTRG encoded by the coding sequence ATGTTGGCGGCTGAAGCGATGCAGCAGGACACGGTGAAGCAGGCGGTCATCATGTTCACGGACGTGGTGGTGCCGGGAGGTCGGCCCCTCGGGGACGCGGCGCTCGACAACGAACTGCGGGAGGAGCAGGGGCGGCTCGTCCGGGGCTTGCTGCCGGGCCACGGCGGACGGGAGATCAAACGGCTGGAGGATGGCTTCCTCGTGGAGTTCGACGGCGCGCTGCCCGCGGTGGCCTGTGCGCTGGAGCTCCAGTCCGCGTTGTGTGCGCGCAACGAGTGCGTGCCGCACGAGCGTCGGGTGCAACTGCGCATCGGCATCCACGTGGGCTCGGTGGTGCACCAGGACGGGGACGTGTTCGGCGAGGGCGTGAACCTGGCGGCCCGACTGGAGTCGCTCGCGCGGCCCGGCACCCTCTACGTGAGCGAGCCCGTGGCGCGCGAGGTGCGCGATCAGGGCGTGAGCGGCATGGTGCGGCTGGGCCGGGGTGACCTCAAGAACATCCGCCTGCCGGTGTCCGTCTACCGCATCGATCCGCCCGGGGCGCGCCCGCGCTCGTGGATGGCGCGGCTCAAGGCGCTCCTGCCCACGCGGGGGTGA
- a CDS encoding protein kinase domain-containing protein → MNRPLHPNQLSIGHHVRDFRIVRRLGVGGYAFVFLVERASQLYVLKMAAQPASATDVDRVDAWMRREVLSLESLEHPHLLPVLEWGRWPEPVGGYGYFVMPYKAASTFHEWRWRERAALDRCMVVLCEHLKTLEALHARGVCHRDIKADNILVRREDDMPLLIDFGAAHLPWARPVTEGLAPGTLYCQPPEAIAFLVSDAARKGERLEARPSADLYAFGVLLYETLTNCRPFSTALTLDALLVTIATTSPLEPQRLAPGVPAELCALTMRLLAKKPEHRPPSARVVREELERLLREEGHGTSWKTPAQRPSECARLREQFPDVDRLEQTGEDSPDPSAQHRAGWPRERARRLLMRASGLVLLLGLGWMILRVLGPPITHNQGTSAMPSPSTPSRPCTWLTHVVGLSVAQLLGCATVPTRPDPEGYLARCSPEARATPAKLGLDPRENPTFLDVGTPASDLSVEDGGALNLKSGPVTATMYPKIKGVELETQITGEAVTTPVRVYIQFNRLRLPDGTTLPICGVAVDAIHQYGIPTYAKVPFDGNVVDPALVDKTPGSVVLNVPRFETVLQGPEGYPTPLIDLAPPGYR, encoded by the coding sequence ATGAACAGGCCCCTGCATCCCAATCAACTGAGCATCGGCCACCACGTGCGGGACTTCCGGATCGTGCGCCGACTGGGCGTGGGCGGCTACGCCTTCGTCTTCCTCGTGGAGCGCGCGAGTCAACTCTATGTGTTGAAGATGGCGGCCCAACCCGCATCCGCCACGGACGTGGACAGGGTCGACGCCTGGATGCGCCGCGAGGTGCTCTCCCTGGAGTCCTTGGAGCATCCCCACCTGCTGCCCGTGCTGGAGTGGGGCCGTTGGCCCGAGCCCGTGGGGGGCTACGGCTACTTCGTGATGCCCTATAAGGCGGCCTCCACCTTCCATGAGTGGCGCTGGCGTGAGCGCGCCGCCCTGGACCGGTGCATGGTCGTGCTGTGCGAGCACTTGAAGACCCTGGAGGCGCTGCATGCACGCGGCGTGTGCCATCGGGACATCAAGGCGGACAACATCCTCGTGAGGCGGGAAGACGACATGCCCTTGCTGATCGACTTCGGCGCGGCGCACCTGCCGTGGGCACGACCCGTCACGGAGGGGTTGGCGCCGGGCACGCTCTACTGCCAGCCGCCCGAGGCCATCGCTTTTCTCGTGTCCGATGCGGCGCGGAAGGGGGAGAGGCTGGAAGCCCGGCCCTCGGCGGACCTGTATGCCTTCGGTGTGCTGCTCTACGAGACGCTCACCAACTGCCGTCCCTTCAGCACGGCACTGACGTTGGACGCCTTGCTCGTGACCATCGCCACCACCTCCCCCCTGGAACCCCAGAGGCTCGCGCCTGGAGTGCCAGCGGAGCTCTGCGCGCTGACGATGCGACTGCTGGCGAAGAAGCCCGAGCACCGTCCACCGAGTGCTCGTGTGGTCCGAGAGGAACTGGAACGATTGCTCCGCGAGGAGGGCCACGGTACGTCCTGGAAGACTCCCGCCCAGCGTCCCTCCGAATGTGCCCGACTCCGGGAGCAGTTCCCGGACGTCGACCGCCTGGAACAAACGGGGGAAGACTCACCGGACCCCTCCGCCCAGCATCGGGCGGGCTGGCCTCGTGAGCGAGCCCGGCGTCTTCTCATGCGAGCGTCCGGGTTGGTGCTGTTACTCGGGCTGGGATGGATGATCCTCCGTGTACTGGGCCCGCCCATCACCCACAACCAAGGAACCTCCGCCATGCCATCCCCATCCACGCCCTCGCGCCCATGCACGTGGCTCACCCACGTCGTGGGTCTCTCCGTCGCGCAGTTGCTGGGCTGTGCGACCGTGCCCACTCGGCCTGACCCCGAGGGCTATCTCGCGCGCTGTTCTCCCGAAGCACGTGCCACGCCCGCGAAGTTGGGGCTCGATCCCCGTGAAAACCCAACGTTCCTGGATGTGGGAACACCGGCCTCGGATCTCTCCGTTGAGGACGGTGGCGCATTGAACCTCAAGTCCGGACCCGTGACCGCCACCATGTACCCGAAGATCAAGGGAGTCGAACTGGAGACACAGATTACTGGAGAGGCGGTGACCACGCCCGTTCGGGTCTACATCCAGTTCAACCGACTGCGACTGCCGGATGGCACCACGCTTCCCATCTGCGGCGTGGCCGTGGACGCCATCCACCAGTACGGCATCCCGACCTACGCGAAGGTGCCCTTCGACGGCAACGTGGTGGATCCAGCGCTCGTGGACAAGACTCCTGGCTCCGTGGTGCTCAACGTGCCACGCTTCGAGACCGTGCTGCAGGGCCCCGAGGGCTACCCGACGCCCCTCATCGATCTGGCCCCACCGGGCTACCGCTGA
- a CDS encoding inorganic diphosphatase, whose translation MHTDLTRLPLRGKDGAFHVVVESPRGSTLKLKYEPELGVFTLSRPLVRGLRYPFDWGFVPSTRASDGDPLDAMVYWHQTTYPGVVLACRALGVLMVDQKKSKGRGRERNDRLLVVPTQSPRAESLRDIDDLSQRERQELEHFFSAAVTFADKDLRILGWEGAQSAERMVEEAATRHEARQTEE comes from the coding sequence ATGCACACGGACCTCACCCGTCTGCCCTTGCGTGGCAAGGACGGCGCCTTCCATGTCGTGGTCGAGTCGCCCCGGGGCTCCACCCTGAAGCTCAAGTACGAGCCCGAGCTCGGGGTGTTCACCCTGTCGCGCCCCCTGGTGCGCGGGCTGCGCTACCCCTTCGACTGGGGCTTCGTGCCCAGCACCCGGGCCTCGGATGGGGATCCCCTGGACGCCATGGTGTACTGGCATCAGACCACCTATCCGGGCGTGGTGCTGGCGTGCCGCGCGCTCGGGGTGCTCATGGTGGACCAGAAGAAGTCGAAGGGGCGCGGACGCGAGCGCAATGACCGGCTGCTCGTGGTGCCCACGCAGTCGCCCCGGGCGGAGAGCCTGCGCGACATCGACGACCTGTCCCAGCGCGAGCGCCAGGAGCTGGAGCACTTCTTCAGCGCCGCCGTGACCTTCGCGGACAAGGATCTGCGCATCCTCGGCTGGGAGGGCGCCCAGAGCGCCGAGCGGATGGTGGAGGAAGCGGCCACCCGCCACGAGGCCCGCCAGACCGAGGAGTAG
- a CDS encoding DUF2381 family protein: MLCSSAAAQEVKASWPSRERVLVAPTHSGEVPPLEIRVAGQVPTLLRLDVPRASGAPELPTGEAPVRLIPVEESAFILLPSSDVPRGERIPLLVRTATGVLRFTLVTRHEETDVRVRVVPAPTSSEEDAAETLAQQLLATARARASLARPQQEVRYPQRNSFAQVDAVLWMGRRVFITLSVQSPRRSGRLRRLVQVRLRAKVVDNAQWEWPGRLLSGDPDNRRQHHVLTSVLPEGASRLELALDEENTAGGFRPLSASDEPEAP; this comes from the coding sequence GTGCTGTGTTCTTCCGCTGCGGCGCAGGAGGTAAAGGCCTCGTGGCCGTCGAGGGAGCGGGTCCTGGTGGCGCCCACCCACTCCGGTGAAGTCCCGCCCCTTGAAATCCGCGTGGCGGGCCAGGTCCCCACGCTCTTGCGACTGGACGTGCCACGGGCCTCCGGCGCCCCGGAGTTGCCCACGGGAGAGGCGCCCGTCCGGCTGATTCCCGTCGAGGAGAGCGCCTTCATCCTCCTCCCCTCCTCCGATGTTCCTCGGGGAGAGCGGATTCCACTCCTCGTGCGCACCGCCACGGGCGTGCTGCGCTTCACGCTCGTGACCCGGCATGAGGAAACGGACGTGCGGGTGCGGGTCGTCCCCGCTCCGACGTCCTCCGAGGAAGACGCCGCGGAGACGCTGGCGCAGCAACTGCTCGCCACGGCGCGGGCCCGCGCATCGCTCGCCCGTCCACAGCAAGAGGTGAGATACCCGCAGCGAAACTCGTTCGCCCAGGTGGACGCCGTGCTGTGGATGGGTCGGCGCGTCTTCATCACGTTGAGCGTGCAGAGCCCTCGAAGGAGCGGTCGGCTCCGACGATTGGTCCAGGTACGGCTGAGAGCAAAGGTTGTTGATAACGCCCAGTGGGAGTGGCCTGGACGCCTCCTGTCGGGAGATCCAGACAACAGACGACAGCATCATGTCCTCACCAGCGTTCTGCCCGAAGGCGCGTCCAGACTCGAGCTGGCGCTGGACGAGGAGAACACGGCCGGCGGCTTTCGTCCCCTGTCCGCGAGCGACGAGCCCGAGGCGCCATGA
- a CDS encoding S46 family peptidase encodes MSRRLLALGLLLALPAAAEEGMWTYDAFPRDAVEKAYGFAPSQAWLDHLRLSSVRLAGGCSASFVSPGGLVMTNHHCIRSCIEDLSSPKNDYLAKGFLARSAKEELRCPKVEANQLVEMTDVTARLEGATQGKRGADFNTALKGEMSRIESECAQGPDVRCDVVTLFNGGRYQLYKYRRFQDVRLVFAPEFSMAAFGGDADNFNFPRYGFDAAFLRVWDAAGQPLQTEHWLPWAKQGAKEGDLVFVSGHPGGTERQRTVAELEFQRDVALPYHLLYLAEERGMLREYAASSAERWRTTRSPLRGVENGLKALRGRHQALAEPGLLADKRAAEAALREQPGVDEALTATARALDTWRPLFAAHRLKEGGDGFPSELFDLARGLVRAAEELPKPNAERLPEFTEARLPSLRQRLLRDAPIPADLERVRLTFGFNKLRETLGADDAFVRTVLGREAPEELARALVKGTKLFDVKERQRLLDGGAAAIAASKDPLVLLARRVDAPARETRKRYEDTVESVLKKNGELLARARLAALGTSGYPDATFTLRLSYGTVQGWTEPDGARVAPLTTFAGAYARQTGKEPFRLPDPWMKAQGQVPGETPLDVATTNDIIGGNSGSPLVDREGQVVGLIFDGNLHSLGGRYAYVPETHRAVGVHGEGLLLGLERVYGAERLVKELRAARR; translated from the coding sequence GTGTCGCGACGCCTTCTCGCCCTCGGCCTCTTGCTCGCCCTTCCCGCCGCCGCGGAGGAGGGCATGTGGACCTATGACGCCTTTCCCCGGGACGCGGTGGAGAAGGCGTATGGCTTCGCGCCTTCCCAGGCCTGGCTGGATCACCTCCGCCTGTCCTCGGTGCGGCTCGCGGGCGGGTGCTCCGCGAGCTTCGTGTCGCCCGGGGGCCTGGTGATGACCAACCACCACTGCATCCGCTCGTGCATCGAGGACCTGTCCTCCCCGAAGAACGACTATCTGGCCAAGGGCTTCCTCGCCCGCTCGGCCAAGGAGGAGCTGCGCTGTCCCAAGGTGGAGGCCAACCAGCTCGTGGAGATGACGGACGTCACCGCGCGGCTGGAGGGCGCCACCCAGGGCAAGCGCGGCGCGGACTTCAACACCGCGCTCAAGGGCGAGATGTCCCGCATCGAGTCCGAGTGCGCCCAGGGCCCGGACGTGCGCTGTGACGTGGTGACGCTGTTCAACGGGGGCCGCTACCAGCTCTACAAGTACCGCCGCTTCCAGGACGTGCGGCTGGTGTTCGCCCCCGAGTTCTCCATGGCCGCCTTCGGCGGGGACGCGGACAACTTCAACTTCCCGCGCTACGGCTTCGACGCCGCCTTCCTGCGCGTGTGGGACGCCGCGGGCCAGCCGCTCCAGACGGAGCACTGGCTGCCCTGGGCGAAGCAGGGCGCCAAGGAGGGGGACCTCGTCTTCGTGTCCGGGCACCCGGGCGGCACCGAGCGCCAGCGCACCGTGGCCGAGCTGGAGTTCCAGCGGGACGTGGCGCTGCCCTACCACCTGCTGTACCTGGCCGAGGAGCGGGGCATGTTGCGCGAGTACGCCGCGTCCTCCGCCGAGCGCTGGCGCACCACGCGCTCGCCGCTCCGGGGCGTGGAGAACGGCCTCAAGGCGCTGCGTGGTCGGCACCAGGCCCTGGCCGAGCCCGGCCTGCTCGCCGACAAGCGCGCGGCGGAGGCGGCCCTGCGCGAGCAGCCCGGCGTGGACGAGGCCCTCACGGCCACCGCGCGCGCGCTGGACACGTGGCGGCCCCTGTTCGCCGCGCACCGGCTGAAGGAGGGCGGAGACGGCTTTCCCTCGGAGCTGTTCGACCTGGCGCGGGGGCTCGTGCGCGCGGCGGAGGAGCTGCCCAAGCCCAACGCCGAGCGGCTGCCCGAGTTCACCGAGGCGCGCCTGCCCTCGCTGCGCCAGCGCCTCCTGCGCGACGCGCCCATCCCCGCGGACCTGGAGCGCGTGCGGCTCACCTTCGGCTTCAACAAGCTGCGCGAGACGCTGGGCGCGGACGATGCGTTCGTGCGCACGGTGCTCGGCCGCGAGGCGCCGGAGGAGCTGGCGCGCGCGCTGGTGAAGGGCACGAAGCTCTTCGACGTGAAGGAGCGCCAGCGGCTGCTCGACGGCGGCGCGGCGGCCATCGCCGCGTCCAAGGATCCGCTCGTCCTGCTGGCGCGCCGGGTGGACGCGCCCGCGCGCGAGACGCGCAAGCGCTACGAGGACACGGTGGAGTCGGTGCTCAAGAAGAACGGCGAATTGCTCGCCCGGGCGCGGCTGGCGGCCCTGGGCACCTCGGGCTACCCGGACGCGACCTTCACCCTGCGCCTGAGCTACGGCACGGTCCAGGGCTGGACGGAGCCGGACGGCGCGCGCGTGGCCCCGCTGACGACGTTCGCGGGCGCCTACGCGCGCCAGACGGGCAAGGAGCCCTTCCGCCTGCCGGACCCGTGGATGAAGGCCCAGGGCCAGGTGCCCGGCGAGACGCCGCTCGACGTGGCCACCACCAACGACATCATCGGCGGCAACTCGGGCTCGCCGCTGGTGGACCGCGAGGGCCAGGTGGTGGGCCTCATCTTCGACGGCAACCTGCACTCGCTCGGTGGCCGCTACGCCTACGTGCCGGAGACCCACCGCGCCGTGGGCGTGCACGGCGAGGGCCTGCTCCTGGGCCTCGAGCGGGTGTACGGCGCCGAGCGGCTGGTGAAGGAATTGCGCGCCGCGCGCCGCTAG